A window of the Citrus sinensis cultivar Valencia sweet orange chromosome 9, DVS_A1.0, whole genome shotgun sequence genome harbors these coding sequences:
- the LOC102613123 gene encoding serine/threonine-protein kinase Nek6-like isoform X1: protein METENGDSKSKLEDYEVIEQIGRGAFGAAFLVLHKIERKKYVLKKIRLAKQTEKFKRTALQEMDLISKLNNPYIVKYKDAWVDKGNCVCIVTGYCEGGDMAEIIKKARGACFPEEKLCKWLTQLLLAVDYLHSNRVLHRDLKCSNIFLTKDNDIRLGDFGLAKLLNTEDLASSVVGTPNYMCPELLADIPYGYKSDIWSLGCCMFEIAAHQPAFRAPVSFSFRYITQQDMAGLINKINRSSISPLPIVYSSTMKQIIKSMLRKNPEHRPTASDLLRHPHLQPYLLRCQNPSSVYLPIKPTNIMKEKTRKSPSSKHNSRKDKGEREAAAPNQLENVRSVAKNIAVQLNNLPLDDKPTSSTSTEDNLETKKVDPTSYTMEVSSSINDSKERSTQTETSDCSRDKQAHFNGSTGSDLTSEITANSQNEIQEPADAHVQPAEEIDVETVKSKDQNPFSDRVIEEADIEGESAVPLDCGKMTPSSAGCNGNNESPDDKSSSSAIYEPEVAPGSCSPKINSDNAQNGEAHMGNLSSASNDALPCKDEAQTKPDNTSCSMQTEKDDSRAFNLAPSDISLLSTVTGISCDEIRAEWENPTQQRADALESLLELCARLLKQDKLDELAGVLRPFGEETVSSRETAIWLTKSLVSAQKFNGGTGN, encoded by the exons ATGGAGACTGAAAATGGCGATTCGAAGTCGAAGCTGGAAGATTATGAAGTGATTGAACAGATTGGAAGAGGAGCATTTGGAGCAGCTTTTCTTGTTCTgcataaaattgaaagaaagaa GTATGTGTTGAAGAAGATTCGATTGGCCAAACAAACTGAGAAGTTCAAACGGACAGCACTTCAAGAG ATGGACTTGATTTCCAAATTGAATAACCCATATATAGTAAAGTACAAAGATGCTTGGGTGGACAAG GGAAACTGTGTCTGCATCGTAACTGGTTACTGTGAAGGAGGAGACAT gGCTGAAATTATAAAGAAGGCCAGAGGAGCATGCTTTCCGGAGGAG AAACTCTGCAAATGGCTGACCCAGCTGTTGCTAGCTGTGGACTACCTTCACTCCAACCGTGTCCTTCATAGAGATCTTAAG TGTTCCAACATATTTCTTACGAAGGACAACGACATCCGTCTAG GGGACTTTGGGCTTGCAAAACTACTGAATACAGAAGACCTTGCTTCCTCA GTTGTTGGCACTCCCAACTACATGTGTCCTGAACTCCTAGCAGACATTCCTTATGGCTATAAATCTGATATATGGTCGCTCG GTTGTTGTATGTTTGAAATTGCTGCCCATCAACCAGCATTTAGAGCTCCTGTAAGTTTCAGCTTCAGATACAT AACTCAACAGGATATGGCTGGActcatcaacaaaataaacagaTCATCCATTTCTCCACTCCCAATTGTGTATTCCTCCACAAT gaaacaaattattaaaagcaTGCTAAGGAAGAACCCAGAACATAGACCAACT gCTTCAGACCTGTTGAGGCATCCGCATTTACAGCCATATCTCCTTCGATGCCAAAACCCATCTTCTGTTTATCTTCCAATAAAGCCGACAAACATTATGAAggagaaaacaagaaaatcacCATCTAGCAAACATAATAGTCGCAAGGATAAGGGGGAGAGAGAGGCAGCAGCACCTAACCAGTTGGAAAATGTTCGTTCAGTAGCGAAAAATATTGCTGTACAGCTCAACAATCTACCTCTCGATGACAAGCCAACTTCCAGTACTAGTACAGAAGACAACCTTGAGACCAAGAAAGTTGATCCTACTAGCTACACAATGGAAGTCTCCAGCTCCATCAATGATTCCAAAGAAAGGTCCACTCAAACTGAGACAAGTGATTGCAGCAGAGACAAGCAAGCTCACTTTAATGGCAGCACTGGCTCTGACTTAACCTCAGAGATCACAGCAAATTCTCAGAATGAAATACAAGAACCTGCTGATGCACATGTACAACCCGCAGAAGAGATAGATGTCGAGACTGTGAAAAGTAAAGATCAAAATCCATTTAGCGATCGAGTTATTGAAGAAGCTGATATAGAGGGTGAGAGCGCTGTTCCCTTGGACTGTGGGAAAATGACGCCGTCCAGTGCAGGCTGCAACGGTAACAACGAGTCTCCTGACGATAAAAGTTCATCATCAGCTATATATGAACCCGAAGTAGCACCTGGAAGTTGTTCGCCAAAGATAAATAGCGACAATGCACAGAATGGGGAAGCTCACATGGGCAACTTGTCATCTGCAAGCAATGATGCACTTCCTTGTAAAGATGAAGCTCAGACAAAACCAGATAATACTAGTTGCTCCATGCAAACAGAGAAAGATGATTCTCGTGCATTTAATCTGGCACCAAGCGACATCTCATTACTAAGTACCGTTACGGGGATAAGTTGTGATGAAATCAGGGCAGAGTGGGAGAATCCAACCCAGCAAAGAGCAGATGCTTTGGAGTCTCTTCTTGAGTTATGTGCACGGCTGCTGAAACAGGACAAACTTGATGAACTGGCTGGAGTGTTAAGACCATTTGGTGAAGAAACTGTCTCATCTAGAGAAACAGCTATCTGGTTGACAAAAAGCCTCGTGTCTGCACAGAAATTTAATGGGGGAACGGGAAATTGA
- the LOC102613123 gene encoding serine/threonine-protein kinase Nek6-like isoform X2, with the protein METENGDSKSKLEDYEVIEQIGRGAFGAAFLVLHKIERKKYVLKKIRLAKQTEKFKRTALQEMDLISKLNNPYIVKYKDAWVDKGNCVCIVTGYCEGGDMAEIIKKARGACFPEEKLCKWLTQLLLAVDYLHSNRVLHRDLKCSNIFLTKDNDIRLGDFGLAKLLNTEDLASSVVGTPNYMCPELLADIPYGYKSDIWSLGCCMFEIAAHQPAFRAPDMAGLINKINRSSISPLPIVYSSTMKQIIKSMLRKNPEHRPTASDLLRHPHLQPYLLRCQNPSSVYLPIKPTNIMKEKTRKSPSSKHNSRKDKGEREAAAPNQLENVRSVAKNIAVQLNNLPLDDKPTSSTSTEDNLETKKVDPTSYTMEVSSSINDSKERSTQTETSDCSRDKQAHFNGSTGSDLTSEITANSQNEIQEPADAHVQPAEEIDVETVKSKDQNPFSDRVIEEADIEGESAVPLDCGKMTPSSAGCNGNNESPDDKSSSSAIYEPEVAPGSCSPKINSDNAQNGEAHMGNLSSASNDALPCKDEAQTKPDNTSCSMQTEKDDSRAFNLAPSDISLLSTVTGISCDEIRAEWENPTQQRADALESLLELCARLLKQDKLDELAGVLRPFGEETVSSRETAIWLTKSLVSAQKFNGGTGN; encoded by the exons ATGGAGACTGAAAATGGCGATTCGAAGTCGAAGCTGGAAGATTATGAAGTGATTGAACAGATTGGAAGAGGAGCATTTGGAGCAGCTTTTCTTGTTCTgcataaaattgaaagaaagaa GTATGTGTTGAAGAAGATTCGATTGGCCAAACAAACTGAGAAGTTCAAACGGACAGCACTTCAAGAG ATGGACTTGATTTCCAAATTGAATAACCCATATATAGTAAAGTACAAAGATGCTTGGGTGGACAAG GGAAACTGTGTCTGCATCGTAACTGGTTACTGTGAAGGAGGAGACAT gGCTGAAATTATAAAGAAGGCCAGAGGAGCATGCTTTCCGGAGGAG AAACTCTGCAAATGGCTGACCCAGCTGTTGCTAGCTGTGGACTACCTTCACTCCAACCGTGTCCTTCATAGAGATCTTAAG TGTTCCAACATATTTCTTACGAAGGACAACGACATCCGTCTAG GGGACTTTGGGCTTGCAAAACTACTGAATACAGAAGACCTTGCTTCCTCA GTTGTTGGCACTCCCAACTACATGTGTCCTGAACTCCTAGCAGACATTCCTTATGGCTATAAATCTGATATATGGTCGCTCG GTTGTTGTATGTTTGAAATTGCTGCCCATCAACCAGCATTTAGAGCTCCT GATATGGCTGGActcatcaacaaaataaacagaTCATCCATTTCTCCACTCCCAATTGTGTATTCCTCCACAAT gaaacaaattattaaaagcaTGCTAAGGAAGAACCCAGAACATAGACCAACT gCTTCAGACCTGTTGAGGCATCCGCATTTACAGCCATATCTCCTTCGATGCCAAAACCCATCTTCTGTTTATCTTCCAATAAAGCCGACAAACATTATGAAggagaaaacaagaaaatcacCATCTAGCAAACATAATAGTCGCAAGGATAAGGGGGAGAGAGAGGCAGCAGCACCTAACCAGTTGGAAAATGTTCGTTCAGTAGCGAAAAATATTGCTGTACAGCTCAACAATCTACCTCTCGATGACAAGCCAACTTCCAGTACTAGTACAGAAGACAACCTTGAGACCAAGAAAGTTGATCCTACTAGCTACACAATGGAAGTCTCCAGCTCCATCAATGATTCCAAAGAAAGGTCCACTCAAACTGAGACAAGTGATTGCAGCAGAGACAAGCAAGCTCACTTTAATGGCAGCACTGGCTCTGACTTAACCTCAGAGATCACAGCAAATTCTCAGAATGAAATACAAGAACCTGCTGATGCACATGTACAACCCGCAGAAGAGATAGATGTCGAGACTGTGAAAAGTAAAGATCAAAATCCATTTAGCGATCGAGTTATTGAAGAAGCTGATATAGAGGGTGAGAGCGCTGTTCCCTTGGACTGTGGGAAAATGACGCCGTCCAGTGCAGGCTGCAACGGTAACAACGAGTCTCCTGACGATAAAAGTTCATCATCAGCTATATATGAACCCGAAGTAGCACCTGGAAGTTGTTCGCCAAAGATAAATAGCGACAATGCACAGAATGGGGAAGCTCACATGGGCAACTTGTCATCTGCAAGCAATGATGCACTTCCTTGTAAAGATGAAGCTCAGACAAAACCAGATAATACTAGTTGCTCCATGCAAACAGAGAAAGATGATTCTCGTGCATTTAATCTGGCACCAAGCGACATCTCATTACTAAGTACCGTTACGGGGATAAGTTGTGATGAAATCAGGGCAGAGTGGGAGAATCCAACCCAGCAAAGAGCAGATGCTTTGGAGTCTCTTCTTGAGTTATGTGCACGGCTGCTGAAACAGGACAAACTTGATGAACTGGCTGGAGTGTTAAGACCATTTGGTGAAGAAACTGTCTCATCTAGAGAAACAGCTATCTGGTTGACAAAAAGCCTCGTGTCTGCACAGAAATTTAATGGGGGAACGGGAAATTGA